Part of the Calditrichota bacterium genome is shown below.
GCCCGCCTGATCGATCACCGCCTCGTCTTCCGGGGTGTTGCCGACATCGAGTTTGCCCCTGGCGCATCTCTGCAAGGCGCCCTCTACCGCATCACAACCGCAGGCCTCAACGCCCTCGATCGCTTCGAAAGCCACCCCCATTTCTACGACCGCAAAATCGTCTCCGTCTTCAACCCCGAAGGAATCGCCGCCGAAGCGATCGTCTATCAGATGGTCCGGCAATACGGCTATGCCCCGCCTTCCGACCATTATCTCAACACCATCCTAAACGGCTGCCGGGAATGGGAGATTGAGGAAGAATACATTCGTAAGATCATCAAGGCAGCCGCAGCATCACACTTTGGAGGTTATTGATATGTCTGATTCTGACAATATCAAATACGAACTGGTTAATCACGACACCGTCTTCGCCGGCACCGCCGTCGAAATCGTGCAACAAATGCGCGAACAAGCCTTCTTCGAACGAAGCGTCGATCTGGCTCTCTATCTCGATCACCTGATCGGCCTGGTCAACGCCGTCTGTCACCTCAACGTCGCACCCCATCTCGCCCTGGAACCCAAGTCGCAAGCCTTCATCGAGGAGTTGCTGCGGCTCGGCTACTTCAAGGAGGTCTGAAATGTGGCGATCCGCTAATGCCAGACGCCTTGCCACGATCAACACCGTCGTCATCGATGCCGACTGCGGAATCGTCGAATTTGACATCGACGGCGAAACCTTCCGCTGGGAAACGGAGCCCGAGACTGCTATGAAGATCGTGCTGCAGAAGGGAAGACAAGGCACCCTTA
Proteins encoded:
- a CDS encoding gamma-glutamylcyclotransferase — protein: MDRRPTSYQVKGSPPVDNPILYFAYGANLDCKAMRSRCRGCQPVTKARLIDHRLVFRGVADIEFAPGASLQGALYRITTAGLNALDRFESHPHFYDRKIVSVFNPEGIAAEAIVYQMVRQYGYAPPSDHYLNTILNGCREWEIEEEYIRKIIKAAAASHFGGY